The following are encoded together in the Mycolicibacterium arabiense genome:
- a CDS encoding sugar porter family MFS transporter, with the protein MESSESVPSKTAEDQRDAPGQLTGAVVIVALVSAISGVLYGYDTGIISGALLQITDDFGIAETWKQVIAASILLGAVIGALTCSYLSDKRGRKGTLLLLAVVFVVGALWCASAPNPVLLSLGRLVLGFAVGGATQTAPMYVAELAPPKYRGRLVLCFQIAIGVGIVIATIVGATESISWRHSIGAAAVPAAIMLGLLLRLPESPRWLVKQGNGDEARSVLQRVRPSNYDVERELDETANLARVERTAKTRGWPGLREAWVRPALILGCGIAIFTQLSGIEMIIYYSPTILTDNGFDTSVALQVSVALGVTYLLAQLGGLAIIDRVGRRRLTLIMIPGAAVSLFVLGLLFVTGNSGRDSMPFIIACLIVFMLFNAGGLQLMGWLTGSETYPLAVRPAGTAAQSAALWATNLFITLTLLSLITAIGVGPSMWLYAAFNVAAWVFVYFRMPDLTGRSLEEIEGKLADGKFRPADFAR; encoded by the coding sequence ATGGAATCGTCCGAGAGCGTCCCGTCGAAGACTGCCGAAGACCAACGGGACGCGCCCGGGCAACTCACCGGCGCCGTGGTGATCGTCGCGCTGGTGTCGGCGATCTCGGGCGTGCTGTACGGCTACGACACCGGCATCATCTCCGGCGCGCTCCTGCAGATCACCGACGACTTCGGCATCGCCGAGACGTGGAAGCAGGTCATCGCCGCCAGCATTCTGCTCGGCGCCGTCATCGGAGCACTGACGTGTAGTTACCTGTCGGACAAGCGCGGTCGCAAGGGCACGTTGCTACTGCTGGCAGTCGTCTTCGTCGTCGGTGCGCTGTGGTGCGCGTCCGCGCCGAATCCCGTTCTGCTGTCGCTCGGTCGGCTCGTGCTGGGGTTCGCCGTCGGTGGTGCCACGCAGACGGCGCCGATGTACGTCGCCGAATTGGCACCGCCGAAATACCGTGGTCGCCTGGTGCTGTGCTTCCAGATCGCGATCGGCGTGGGGATCGTCATCGCCACGATCGTCGGTGCCACCGAATCGATTTCGTGGCGCCACTCGATCGGTGCCGCGGCCGTCCCCGCCGCGATCATGCTGGGGCTGCTGCTCCGGCTGCCGGAAAGCCCGCGGTGGTTGGTCAAGCAAGGCAACGGCGACGAAGCGCGCAGCGTGCTGCAGCGGGTGCGCCCGTCGAACTACGACGTGGAGCGCGAACTCGACGAGACGGCGAACCTCGCCCGGGTCGAGCGGACCGCCAAGACGCGTGGGTGGCCGGGTCTGCGTGAGGCCTGGGTGCGCCCCGCGCTGATACTGGGGTGCGGCATCGCCATCTTCACTCAGCTCAGCGGCATCGAGATGATCATCTACTACTCGCCGACCATCCTGACCGACAACGGATTCGACACCTCGGTGGCGCTTCAGGTGTCGGTGGCGCTCGGCGTGACCTACCTCCTGGCGCAACTCGGCGGACTGGCGATCATCGATCGGGTCGGCAGGCGTCGACTCACGCTGATCATGATTCCCGGTGCCGCGGTCAGCCTGTTCGTCCTGGGATTGCTCTTCGTCACCGGCAACAGCGGTCGCGACTCGATGCCCTTCATCATCGCGTGCCTGATCGTGTTCATGCTCTTCAACGCAGGCGGGTTGCAGCTGATGGGCTGGTTGACGGGGTCGGAGACCTACCCGCTGGCCGTGCGTCCCGCGGGCACCGCCGCCCAGTCGGCTGCGCTGTGGGCAACGAACCTGTTCATCACGCTGACCCTGCTGTCGCTGATCACCGCGATCGGTGTCGGTCCGTCGATGTGGTTGTACGCCGCGTTCAACGTGGCGGCATGGGTGTTCGTCTACTTCCGGATGCCCGACCTCACCGGTAGGAGTCTCGAGGAAATCGAGGGCAAGCTCGCCGACGGCAAGTTCCGCCCGGCGGACTTCGCGCGCTGA
- a CDS encoding threonine/serine exporter family protein — protein MARDRSDDSARTRRAVRIALPGRRDPAPIAGQRRRTVRDVGDLHTRRVLDLTIRLAEVMLSSGAGTADVIATAEDVALAYRLTDCVVDVFGTTALVSALPTADSPAVTIVRAVHVRSTDYTRLADLDQLVQRITSGGVTVDEAHDAMDELTEKPHRYPRWLATVGWAGFALGIAMLLGGTWLTCVLAAVTSAVIDQTGRLLNRIGTPFFFQHVTGAAIATLVAVAAYLFAGLNPTALVATGIVMLLSGLTFVGAMQDAVTGNMLTAVARLGEALFLTSGIVVGIVAGLQVATLAGISIELHVDATESFIIPNQPLTIAIAVVGAGLAGACLTVASYAPLRSVVIAGIAAASAEWLLIALGTAGVGQVVATGTAAVAVGFVATLISIRRQAPALITATAAIMPMLPGLAVFRAVFYLAVDGNFDDGLAQLLSATAVALALGSGVVLGEFVGSPLRYRAGRLGDFFRIEGPPGLRRAVGRVVRLQPAEPEQASATGSHRSLSVALEPVRSDGQDDDESHQGQDDDDGRGAR, from the coding sequence GTGGCACGCGACCGATCCGATGACAGCGCACGCACCCGCCGGGCGGTACGCATAGCGCTGCCCGGCCGCCGCGACCCGGCACCCATCGCCGGGCAGCGCAGGCGGACCGTTCGGGACGTGGGCGACCTGCATACCCGACGCGTGTTAGACCTGACCATCCGGCTCGCCGAAGTCATGCTGTCGTCGGGTGCGGGCACCGCCGACGTCATCGCGACCGCCGAGGACGTGGCCCTGGCGTATCGCCTCACCGACTGCGTCGTCGACGTCTTCGGGACGACCGCGCTGGTGTCGGCGTTGCCGACCGCGGACAGCCCGGCGGTGACCATCGTGCGGGCCGTGCACGTCAGGTCGACCGACTACACGCGGCTGGCCGATCTCGACCAGTTGGTGCAACGCATCACCTCCGGCGGCGTCACGGTCGACGAGGCGCACGACGCCATGGACGAGTTGACCGAGAAACCGCATCGCTACCCGCGCTGGCTCGCGACCGTCGGCTGGGCCGGGTTCGCGCTGGGCATCGCCATGCTGCTGGGGGGCACGTGGCTGACGTGCGTGCTGGCAGCGGTGACGTCGGCCGTGATCGACCAGACCGGCCGGCTGCTGAACCGGATCGGCACCCCCTTCTTCTTCCAGCACGTCACGGGCGCGGCGATCGCGACACTCGTGGCCGTCGCCGCGTACCTCTTCGCCGGACTGAACCCGACCGCGCTGGTGGCCACCGGGATCGTGATGCTCCTGTCGGGACTGACGTTCGTCGGCGCCATGCAGGACGCGGTGACGGGCAACATGCTCACTGCCGTGGCGCGGCTCGGAGAGGCGCTGTTCCTCACCTCGGGGATCGTCGTGGGGATCGTCGCCGGGCTGCAGGTCGCGACGCTCGCCGGCATCTCGATCGAACTCCACGTCGACGCCACCGAGAGCTTCATCATCCCGAACCAGCCGCTGACCATCGCCATCGCCGTGGTGGGCGCCGGATTGGCGGGAGCGTGCCTGACCGTGGCGAGCTACGCCCCGCTGCGGTCCGTGGTCATCGCGGGAATTGCCGCGGCCAGCGCCGAGTGGCTCCTGATCGCACTCGGGACGGCGGGCGTCGGCCAGGTCGTGGCGACCGGGACCGCCGCGGTCGCGGTCGGCTTCGTGGCCACCCTCATCTCGATCCGCAGGCAGGCCCCGGCTCTCATCACGGCGACCGCCGCCATCATGCCGATGCTGCCGGGTCTGGCGGTCTTCCGTGCCGTGTTCTACCTCGCGGTCGATGGCAACTTCGACGACGGTCTGGCGCAACTGCTCTCGGCAACTGCCGTGGCGCTGGCACTGGGCAGCGGTGTGGTGCTGGGCGAGTTCGTGGGGTCCCCGCTGCGGTACCGCGCCGGACGGCTCGGCGACTTCTTCCGCATCGAGGGACCACCGGGGCTGCGCCGTGCCGTGGGCCGGGTCGTACGCCTGCAGCCCGCTGAGCCGGAACAGGCCAGCGCGACCGGGAGCCATCGATCGCTGAGCGTCGCCCTCGAACCGGTTCGGTCGGACGGGCAGGACGACGACGAGTCGCATCAGGGCCAGGATGACGACGACGGGCGTGGCGCCCGGTAG
- a CDS encoding VOC family protein has protein sequence MCGHAQFAVGQDSVEQRGIEAPGQRVDGVTLWHPSIVLDDGSTRDDDVTFGSLRRGVARPVRGRSAGVRIPKSLGGTVASGIATVWLPVEDMSRAVKFYGETLGLTVKNEGDDWSEVDGNGVTIGLNARESTHGGAGGGAILTFQPDVDLYDEIVRLTDAGVKFIDEVAQHPWGKIATFKDSEGNDLQLFEPPAE, from the coding sequence GTGTGCGGGCACGCGCAGTTCGCCGTGGGTCAGGACTCGGTCGAGCAGCGCGGCATCGAGGCGCCGGGCCAACGCGTAGACGGTGTCACCCTCTGGCACCCTTCCATCGTCCTCGACGACGGTTCCACTCGTGACGACGACGTCACATTCGGCTCGCTTCGACGTGGTGTGGCACGGCCGGTACGGGGTAGATCAGCGGGTGTACGAATCCCGAAATCTCTTGGAGGAACAGTGGCTAGCGGTATTGCAACGGTGTGGCTTCCAGTCGAGGACATGAGCCGAGCGGTGAAGTTCTACGGCGAGACGCTCGGACTCACCGTGAAGAACGAGGGCGATGACTGGTCGGAGGTCGACGGCAACGGAGTCACGATCGGTCTCAACGCCCGCGAGTCGACACACGGCGGCGCAGGCGGGGGAGCGATCCTCACCTTCCAGCCGGACGTCGACCTGTACGACGAGATCGTCCGCCTCACTGATGCGGGCGTGAAGTTCATCGACGAGGTGGCTCAGCACCCGTGGGGCAAGATCGCGACGTTCAAGGATTCGGAGGGCAACGACCTGCAGCTCTTCGAACCGCCGGCGGAGTAA
- a CDS encoding DNA-formamidopyrimidine glycosylase family protein, whose product MPEGDTVYALARRLDAALLDRVLTHGELRVPAHATDDLAGLTVLGHDTHGKHLLTRLSDGLTLHTHLLMSGSWTVSAEGRWLPPTVMPDVRVVLRTDGPAAYGVRLPIVELIRTRDEADVVGHLGPDPLRADWDLAEAARRITADPRRPLVAALLDQRCVAGFGNLWVNELAFLRGHSPWTPVQSVDVVALLELGARALRHSATVPGAMQVTTGTKRKGEQHWVAGRAGRPCLRCGTPVRVVAEVSNDPERRRTWWCPHCQPGPTEPPPSGRDSTNR is encoded by the coding sequence GTGCCAGAGGGTGACACCGTCTACGCGTTGGCCCGGCGCCTCGATGCCGCGCTGCTCGACCGAGTCCTGACCCACGGCGAACTGCGCGTGCCCGCACACGCGACCGACGACCTCGCCGGGCTGACGGTGCTGGGCCACGACACCCACGGCAAGCATCTGCTGACGCGGTTGTCCGACGGCCTCACGCTGCACACCCATCTGCTGATGTCCGGTTCGTGGACCGTGTCGGCCGAGGGGCGGTGGCTCCCGCCCACGGTCATGCCCGACGTCCGCGTCGTGCTGCGCACCGACGGGCCTGCCGCCTACGGGGTGCGGCTACCGATCGTCGAACTCATCCGGACCAGGGACGAAGCCGACGTCGTGGGCCACCTCGGTCCGGACCCGCTGCGCGCCGACTGGGACCTGGCCGAGGCCGCACGACGCATCACAGCGGATCCCCGGCGGCCGCTCGTCGCGGCGCTGCTCGACCAGCGGTGCGTCGCCGGCTTCGGCAATCTCTGGGTCAACGAGTTGGCGTTCCTGCGGGGCCACAGCCCGTGGACCCCGGTGCAGTCCGTCGACGTCGTCGCGCTGCTCGAACTCGGTGCCCGGGCACTGCGCCACTCCGCCACGGTGCCGGGCGCGATGCAGGTGACGACGGGCACCAAGCGCAAGGGCGAACAGCACTGGGTGGCGGGCCGCGCGGGTCGGCCGTGCCTACGGTGCGGTACGCCGGTCCGGGTGGTGGCCGAGGTGTCGAACGACCCGGAGAGACGGCGTACGTGGTGGTGCCCGCACTGTCAGCCGGGCCCGACGGAGCCGCCGCCGTCCGGCCGCGACTCGACCAACCGTTGA
- a CDS encoding ArsR/SmtB family transcription factor — MGDVSGADVSKADVFKALADHTRRTILDELTDRNGQTLFEICARLTTKHGLGSSRQAVSQHLDVLEAAGLVTTRRDGRYKFHYIDTAPLEPILRRWLPGTAGGHPDPETEKGTS; from the coding sequence GTGGGTGACGTCTCCGGCGCCGACGTCTCCAAGGCCGACGTCTTCAAGGCGCTTGCCGACCACACCCGCCGCACGATCCTCGACGAACTGACCGACCGAAATGGCCAGACCCTCTTCGAAATCTGCGCACGTCTGACGACCAAGCATGGGCTCGGATCGTCGCGACAGGCCGTCTCCCAGCACCTCGACGTCCTCGAGGCCGCCGGCTTGGTGACGACCCGCCGAGACGGTCGCTACAAGTTCCACTACATCGACACCGCGCCGCTGGAGCCGATCCTGCGGCGGTGGCTCCCGGGCACCGCCGGTGGCCACCCCGACCCCGAAACCGAGAAGGGAACTTCATGA
- a CDS encoding VOC family protein — MKINLTSMLVDDQDKALRFYTEVLGFAPKHDIPMGQHRWITVVSPEDPDGTELVLEPDEHPAVKPFKDALMADGIPFTSFAVDDVRAECERLRGLGVRFTQEPTDMGNVTTAVLDDTCGNLVQIAQMIA; from the coding sequence ATGAAGATCAACCTGACCAGCATGCTCGTCGACGACCAGGACAAGGCGCTGCGGTTCTACACCGAGGTCCTCGGCTTCGCCCCGAAGCACGACATCCCCATGGGGCAGCACCGGTGGATCACCGTGGTGTCGCCCGAGGATCCCGACGGCACGGAACTGGTCCTCGAACCGGACGAGCATCCGGCCGTCAAGCCGTTCAAGGACGCTCTGATGGCTGACGGCATCCCGTTCACGTCGTTCGCCGTCGACGACGTGCGCGCCGAATGCGAGCGGCTGCGCGGGCTCGGGGTGCGGTTCACCCAGGAGCCCACCGACATGGGCAACGTCACGACGGCGGTGCTCGACGACACGTGCGGCAATCTGGTCCAGATTGCGCAGATGATCGCCTAA